The following coding sequences lie in one Frigoribacterium sp. SL97 genomic window:
- a CDS encoding GlcG/HbpS family heme-binding protein — MRLPRTTLVTLAALAVAVTAGCTSTSSPSPDSTTARLASTVTEASVVQAQRLSSAEAMKAASAALAAAEADGTGFVSVSVVDRNGQLQAFVRGENAAAHTLDASREKAYTAAAFGSVTSELAERASGDGAGLRDLDGTLFLAGGVPVKAGESSIGGIGVGGAPSGDKDQEYAQAGLDAIAG; from the coding sequence ATGCGCCTCCCCCGCACCACTCTCGTCACCCTCGCAGCCCTCGCCGTCGCCGTCACGGCCGGCTGCACCTCGACGTCCTCGCCGAGCCCGGACTCCACGACCGCGCGACTCGCCTCGACGGTCACCGAGGCCTCCGTCGTCCAGGCACAGAGGCTGAGCTCGGCCGAGGCGATGAAGGCCGCGTCGGCCGCCCTCGCCGCGGCCGAGGCCGACGGAACGGGTTTCGTCAGCGTTTCGGTCGTCGACCGGAACGGTCAGCTCCAGGCCTTCGTCCGGGGCGAGAACGCCGCGGCTCACACCCTCGACGCCTCTCGCGAGAAGGCCTACACGGCCGCCGCGTTCGGCTCCGTCACGTCCGAGCTCGCCGAGCGGGCCAGCGGCGACGGTGCCGGGCTACGCGACCTGGACGGCACCCTCTTCCTCGCAGGGGGCGTGCCGGTCAAAGCCGGCGAGTCCTCGATCGGGGGCATCGGCGTCGGTGGCGCCCCCTCGGGCGACAAGGACCAGGAGTACGCCCAGGCCGGGCTCGACGCGATCGCAGGGTGA
- a CDS encoding VOC family protein: MTATGPDFISLQVRDVERSAAFYERHLGLTRQDGPPHAVVFATTPIAFAVRGPLPGIDLDAAPLGRGVGLWLLAPDAQAIHDALVAADVEIATPPVDGPFGRTFTFVDPDGYQITLHDRA; the protein is encoded by the coding sequence ATGACCGCCACCGGCCCCGACTTCATCTCCCTCCAGGTCCGCGACGTCGAGCGCTCGGCCGCGTTCTACGAACGGCACCTCGGGCTCACCCGGCAGGACGGCCCGCCCCACGCCGTCGTCTTCGCCACGACCCCGATCGCGTTCGCCGTGCGGGGCCCGCTGCCCGGCATCGACCTCGACGCGGCCCCGCTCGGTCGCGGCGTCGGCCTCTGGCTGCTCGCCCCCGACGCCCAGGCGATCCACGACGCCCTGGTCGCCGCCGACGTCGAGATCGCCACCCCGCCGGTCGACGGCCCCTTCGGCCGCACCTTCACCTTCGTCGACCCCGACGGTTACCAGATCACCCTGCACGACCGCGCGTGA
- a CDS encoding MarR family winged helix-turn-helix transcriptional regulator, with protein MSQAASTIDLETSVGYLLKEASSALRAAMEAELRPLGMTITHYSCLELLAQRPGLSNSELARGAFVTRQSMNVLLQSLERDGLVRRAERAPSGRALPTELTAAGRRQLATASAAVRGVEDAMTRGLDQEARRQVVTALRGFAAALR; from the coding sequence ATGAGTCAAGCCGCGTCGACCATCGACCTCGAGACCTCCGTGGGGTATCTGCTGAAGGAGGCGTCGAGCGCCCTCCGCGCCGCCATGGAGGCCGAGCTGCGCCCGTTGGGCATGACGATCACGCACTACTCGTGCCTCGAACTGCTGGCCCAGCGCCCCGGGCTCTCGAACTCCGAGCTCGCCCGCGGCGCCTTCGTCACGCGACAGTCCATGAACGTGCTGCTGCAGTCGCTCGAGCGCGACGGGCTCGTGCGGCGGGCCGAGCGGGCGCCGTCGGGGCGGGCGTTGCCGACCGAGTTGACGGCGGCGGGCCGCCGCCAACTGGCGACGGCGAGTGCGGCCGTGCGGGGCGTCGAGGACGCGATGACGCGAGGGCTCGACCAGGAGGCGCGGCGTCAGGTGGTCACGGCCCTGCGGGGATTCGCGGCCGCGTTGCGCTGA
- a CDS encoding LacI family DNA-binding transcriptional regulator yields MPGPRSPRRRATIHDVAAEAGISRGTVSRVLNNEPYVSHQAREAVEAAVAKVGYVRNAAARNLVTQRSRAIALIVHEPHSVVLDDPNIGNILIGTNAVLSQADHQLVTLMIDSQRDSDRVVEYLRGGFVDGAIILSARTGDPISQAVAELGLAASFVGHPSDAPDIPFIGIDNQAAAEAIVRRLVSTGRTRVGMLASGLDRDSGEDRLAGFRAALGDLYDPELVVRNPFYSYSAGVDGMTELLERDPRVDGVFAASDAVAAGALDVLHRRGISVPGDLGIVGFDDSSWALRCTPPLSTVRQPAEELGRRAARQVLDQLGGTDETHTALLLPTEIMWRESA; encoded by the coding sequence ATGCCCGGTCCGAGATCTCCGCGTCGGCGTGCCACGATCCACGACGTGGCCGCCGAGGCCGGCATCTCCCGGGGCACCGTGTCGCGCGTGCTGAACAACGAACCGTACGTCTCGCACCAGGCGCGCGAGGCCGTCGAGGCCGCCGTGGCCAAGGTGGGCTACGTCCGCAACGCGGCTGCGCGCAACCTCGTCACCCAGCGGTCGCGCGCGATCGCGCTGATCGTCCACGAGCCCCATTCGGTCGTGCTCGACGACCCGAACATCGGCAACATCCTGATCGGCACCAACGCCGTCCTGTCGCAGGCCGACCACCAACTCGTCACGCTGATGATCGACTCCCAGCGCGACAGCGACCGCGTGGTCGAGTACCTGCGCGGGGGCTTCGTCGACGGCGCCATCATCCTGTCCGCCCGGACGGGCGACCCCATCTCGCAGGCCGTCGCCGAGCTCGGGCTGGCGGCCTCGTTCGTCGGCCACCCGAGCGACGCTCCCGACATCCCCTTCATCGGCATCGACAACCAGGCCGCCGCCGAGGCGATCGTGCGCCGACTCGTATCGACGGGGCGCACCCGGGTCGGCATGCTCGCCTCGGGACTCGACCGCGACTCGGGCGAAGACCGCCTCGCCGGCTTCCGCGCCGCGCTCGGCGACCTCTACGACCCGGAGCTCGTGGTGCGCAACCCGTTCTACAGCTATTCGGCCGGCGTCGACGGCATGACCGAGCTGCTCGAGCGGGACCCCCGGGTCGACGGCGTCTTCGCGGCGTCGGACGCCGTCGCCGCCGGGGCTCTCGACGTCCTCCACCGGCGCGGGATCTCGGTGCCCGGCGACCTCGGCATCGTCGGCTTCGACGACAGCTCGTGGGCGCTGCGCTGCACCCCGCCCCTCTCGACCGTGCGCCAGCCAGCCGAAGAGCTGGGCCGACGGGCCGCCCGCCAGGTCCTCGACCAGCTCGGCGGCACCGACGAGACGCACACCGCGCTCCTGCTGCCGACCGAGATCATGTGGCGCGAGAGCGCCTGA
- a CDS encoding carbohydrate ABC transporter permease, whose product MTQTAAEPAVVAPPSPRPTRPRKPFRYRKAIAIFIVPFAALFAAFYLTPILYAVFQSLQKVEREGTFGAPTQVFGGLSQYALVFQNTEFWSSIGRVLLFGVVQVPVMLLLALLFALLLDSPLLRGKRFFRLAFFAPYAVPGVIAAIMWGYLYSPSLSPFSAVTSRAGLLDGGTVLWAVANVVTWVFVGYNMLIIYSSLLAIPTEIYEAARLDGASQWRIAVSIKIPLVVPAIVLTAVFSVIGTLQLLTEPLVFRQFTSTISSTFTPNMLVYSTSSVPNFNLAAAFSVVLAVATFILSIGFLRLTQRKADQ is encoded by the coding sequence GTGACCCAGACTGCTGCCGAGCCCGCCGTCGTCGCCCCGCCGTCCCCGCGTCCGACGAGACCGCGGAAGCCGTTCCGGTACCGCAAGGCGATCGCGATCTTCATCGTCCCCTTCGCGGCGCTCTTCGCGGCGTTCTACCTGACGCCCATCCTCTACGCCGTCTTCCAGTCGCTGCAGAAGGTCGAACGCGAGGGCACGTTCGGCGCCCCGACCCAGGTCTTCGGCGGCCTCTCGCAGTACGCGTTGGTCTTCCAGAACACCGAGTTCTGGTCGTCCATCGGCCGGGTGCTGCTCTTCGGCGTCGTCCAGGTCCCGGTGATGCTGCTGCTCGCCCTGCTCTTCGCGCTGCTGCTCGACTCGCCCCTGCTGCGCGGCAAACGGTTCTTCCGCCTCGCGTTCTTCGCGCCCTACGCCGTGCCCGGCGTCATCGCGGCGATCATGTGGGGCTACCTCTACTCACCGAGCCTCTCGCCGTTCTCGGCCGTCACGTCGCGGGCCGGCCTCCTCGACGGCGGCACGGTGCTCTGGGCCGTGGCCAACGTCGTCACCTGGGTGTTCGTCGGCTACAACATGCTGATCATCTACTCGTCGCTCCTCGCGATCCCCACCGAGATCTACGAGGCGGCCCGCCTCGACGGGGCCTCGCAGTGGCGCATCGCCGTGTCGATCAAGATCCCGCTGGTCGTCCCCGCGATCGTGCTGACCGCCGTCTTCTCGGTCATCGGCACCCTGCAGCTGCTGACCGAACCGCTGGTCTTCCGCCAGTTCACGTCGACCATCTCGTCGACCTTCACGCCGAACATGCTCGTCTACTCGACGTCCTCTGTGCCCAACTTCAACCTCGCGGCGGCGTTCAGCGTCGTCCTCGCGGTCGCCACGTTCATCCTCTCGATCGGGTTCCTCCGGTTGACCCAGCGGAAGGCCGACCAGTGA
- a CDS encoding carbohydrate ABC transporter permease, with the protein MSRTAAMVIMGAFTLYFLVPIFWLLVSSTKTLDNFNSSAALWFSPTSAQDFVGNVGRLFTYNDGIFPRWMLNSIVYATVAGALGTILSAMCGYALAKYRFWGREALFNIFLGGVLVPATALALPLFLIFSKVELTDTFWAVFLPSIVSPFGVYLSRIYAASSVPDEIVEAARIDGSSELRTFFTVAIRLMSPALVTVFLFQFVAIWNNFFLPLVMLRSQELFPVTLGLYTWNSNVSQYPELRTLVLVGALVSIIPLLVAFLSLQRFWRSGLGSGGLK; encoded by the coding sequence ATGTCGCGAACGGCCGCCATGGTCATCATGGGTGCCTTCACGCTGTACTTCCTCGTGCCGATCTTCTGGCTGCTGGTGTCGTCGACCAAGACGCTCGACAACTTCAACTCGAGTGCCGCCCTGTGGTTCTCGCCGACGTCGGCGCAGGACTTCGTCGGCAACGTCGGCCGGCTCTTCACGTACAACGACGGCATCTTCCCGCGGTGGATGCTCAACAGCATCGTCTACGCGACGGTCGCCGGCGCGCTCGGCACGATCCTGTCGGCGATGTGCGGCTACGCCCTGGCCAAGTACCGCTTCTGGGGTCGTGAGGCGCTGTTCAACATCTTCCTGGGTGGCGTGCTCGTGCCGGCGACGGCCCTGGCGCTGCCGCTGTTCCTGATCTTCAGCAAGGTCGAACTGACCGACACCTTCTGGGCGGTCTTCCTGCCCAGCATCGTCAGCCCGTTCGGCGTGTACCTCAGCCGCATCTACGCCGCGTCGAGCGTCCCCGACGAGATCGTCGAGGCCGCCCGCATCGACGGCTCGAGCGAACTGCGCACGTTCTTCACCGTGGCGATCCGGCTGATGTCGCCCGCCCTCGTGACGGTGTTCCTGTTCCAGTTCGTCGCCATCTGGAACAACTTCTTCCTGCCGCTGGTGATGCTGCGGTCCCAGGAGCTCTTCCCGGTGACCCTCGGCCTCTACACCTGGAACTCCAACGTGAGCCAGTACCCCGAACTGCGCACCCTGGTGCTCGTCGGCGCGCTGGTCTCGATCATCCCCCTGCTCGTCGCCTTCCTCAGCCTGCAGCGCTTCTGGCGCAGCGGCCTGGGGTCCGGCGGCCTCAAGTAG
- a CDS encoding ABC transporter substrate-binding protein, whose amino-acid sequence MKTSRVLTIAAAAVVSTMALAGCSSGSGSDGASGDSASCEASSGKVTLNFTTWVPNMDKVVALWNEENPDIQVKVSIVPNGNSGTYQNFFNQLQAGNAPDIGQVEYDTLPAFRVQDGLANIASCEGVSAAKADYSDGLWNQVTFGEDDSVYAIPQDSGPMAMYYRKDLFEQAGLDVPTTWEQYAEDAVTIKEMGGSITNFAKGDVNQFAGLVSQAGGQWFDTADGTWKVDMGDEASTKVADYWQDLISKDLVTTLPSFTDEWNNAYNTDQDWTWVSAVWGANTISSGAPDTSGKWAVAPMPQWKDGESASAAWGGSSNVVFKGSEHPAEASKFLVWLNTSTESLEALNKEANLYPASTTGADLPALTSGVEFYGDQAIYEDFAKAAENIQPFTWGPTMTQTYSDISDGFGAAASGDGTLLDALTSGQEKTVAAMKAQSITVE is encoded by the coding sequence ATGAAGACATCCCGAGTACTCACGATCGCGGCGGCCGCCGTGGTCTCGACCATGGCCCTCGCCGGTTGCAGCTCCGGCAGCGGCTCGGACGGCGCCTCCGGCGACTCCGCCTCGTGCGAGGCGTCCTCCGGCAAGGTCACCCTGAACTTCACGACCTGGGTGCCGAACATGGACAAGGTCGTCGCCCTCTGGAACGAGGAGAACCCCGACATCCAGGTCAAGGTCTCGATCGTGCCGAACGGCAACAGCGGCACCTACCAGAACTTCTTCAACCAGCTGCAGGCCGGCAACGCCCCCGACATCGGTCAGGTCGAGTACGACACCCTGCCCGCCTTCCGCGTGCAGGACGGACTGGCGAACATCGCCTCGTGCGAGGGCGTCTCCGCCGCGAAGGCCGACTACTCCGACGGCCTCTGGAACCAGGTCACCTTCGGCGAGGACGATTCCGTCTACGCGATCCCGCAGGACTCCGGTCCCATGGCGATGTACTACCGCAAGGACCTCTTCGAGCAGGCCGGCCTCGACGTCCCCACCACGTGGGAGCAGTACGCCGAGGACGCCGTGACGATCAAGGAGATGGGCGGCAGCATCACCAACTTCGCCAAGGGCGACGTGAACCAGTTCGCCGGTCTGGTGTCGCAGGCCGGTGGCCAGTGGTTCGACACCGCGGACGGCACCTGGAAGGTCGACATGGGCGACGAGGCCTCGACCAAGGTCGCCGACTACTGGCAGGACCTCATCTCGAAGGACCTCGTCACGACCCTGCCGAGCTTCACCGACGAGTGGAACAACGCGTACAACACCGACCAGGACTGGACCTGGGTCTCGGCGGTCTGGGGTGCCAACACCATCTCGAGCGGCGCCCCCGACACGTCGGGCAAGTGGGCCGTCGCGCCCATGCCGCAGTGGAAGGACGGCGAGTCCGCGTCGGCCGCCTGGGGCGGATCGTCGAACGTCGTCTTCAAGGGCAGCGAACACCCCGCCGAGGCGTCGAAGTTCCTGGTGTGGCTGAACACCTCGACCGAGTCGCTCGAGGCGCTGAACAAGGAGGCCAACCTGTACCCGGCCTCCACGACCGGCGCCGACCTGCCGGCCCTGACCTCGGGCGTCGAGTTCTACGGCGACCAGGCCATCTACGAGGACTTCGCGAAGGCCGCCGAGAACATCCAGCCCTTCACGTGGGGCCCGACGATGACGCAGACCTACAGCGACATCTCGGACGGCTTCGGGGCGGCCGCCTCGGGTGACGGCACCCTCCTCGACGCCTTGACGTCGGGCCAGGAGAAGACCGTGGCCGCGATGAAGGCCCAGTCGATCACCGTCGAGTAG
- a CDS encoding APC family permease: MAEPATRDVPQPPTGDPAVGQSKLKQAITGPLLYLFILGDVLGAGIYALMGTLSAEVGGALWAPLVLALLLALLTAGSYAELVTKYPKAGGAAIFAERAFRRPLVSFLVGFSMLAAGVTSAAGLSLAFAGDYLGTFVDLPPVPTAIAFLALIALLNARGISESLRGNVVMTVVEVSGLVIVIVVVAVMLGGGGGDVSRVGEFPVDANPALATLGAAIIAYYSFVGFETSANIAEEVREPSRVYPRALFGALATAGVIYVLVGLASAVALPPTELADSTGPLLAVVAATGVGVPTWVFSLIALVAVANGALLTMIMASRVTFGMAEQGLLPRSLGAVLPRRKTPWAAIAVTTAVAMALTTVGDISVLAETVVLLLLFVFISTNVAVLVLRRDRVDHAHFRVWTAVPVAGVASCLLLMSQQSGQVWLFGAILLAAGTVLYLVARARNRATAGR, encoded by the coding sequence ATGGCCGAGCCGGCGACCCGCGACGTCCCGCAGCCCCCGACCGGAGACCCGGCCGTCGGGCAGTCCAAGCTCAAGCAGGCGATCACGGGCCCGCTGCTCTACCTCTTCATCCTCGGCGACGTGCTCGGAGCCGGGATCTACGCCCTGATGGGAACCCTGTCGGCCGAGGTCGGTGGGGCGCTCTGGGCCCCGCTCGTGCTCGCCCTGCTCCTGGCGCTGCTGACCGCGGGTTCGTACGCCGAGCTCGTCACCAAGTACCCCAAGGCAGGAGGGGCGGCGATCTTCGCCGAGAGGGCGTTCCGTCGGCCACTGGTCTCGTTCCTGGTCGGCTTCAGCATGCTGGCGGCCGGCGTGACGAGTGCGGCGGGCCTCTCGCTGGCCTTCGCCGGCGACTACCTCGGCACCTTCGTCGACCTGCCCCCGGTGCCGACCGCCATCGCGTTCCTGGCACTCATCGCCCTGCTCAACGCCCGGGGCATCAGCGAGTCGTTGCGGGGCAACGTGGTCATGACCGTCGTCGAGGTGAGCGGCCTCGTCATCGTGATCGTGGTCGTGGCCGTGATGCTCGGCGGCGGGGGCGGAGACGTCTCGCGCGTCGGGGAGTTCCCCGTCGACGCGAACCCCGCCCTGGCCACGCTCGGTGCGGCGATCATCGCGTACTACTCGTTCGTCGGCTTCGAGACGAGTGCGAACATCGCCGAGGAGGTGCGCGAACCGAGTCGGGTCTACCCTCGCGCCCTGTTCGGCGCGTTGGCGACGGCGGGCGTGATCTACGTGCTCGTCGGGCTCGCGAGCGCCGTGGCGTTGCCGCCGACCGAGCTCGCGGACTCGACCGGTCCCCTGCTGGCGGTCGTCGCCGCGACCGGCGTCGGCGTGCCCACCTGGGTGTTCAGCCTCATCGCCCTCGTGGCCGTCGCCAACGGAGCGCTGCTGACGATGATCATGGCGAGCCGCGTGACCTTCGGCATGGCCGAGCAGGGGCTGTTGCCCCGCTCGCTCGGTGCGGTCCTGCCCCGGCGGAAGACGCCCTGGGCCGCGATCGCGGTCACCACGGCCGTCGCCATGGCGTTGACCACCGTCGGCGACATCAGCGTCCTCGCCGAGACGGTCGTCCTGTTGCTGCTGTTCGTGTTCATCAGCACGAACGTGGCCGTGCTGGTGCTGCGTCGCGACCGGGTCGACCACGCGCACTTCCGCGTCTGGACGGCCGTGCCGGTGGCCGGCGTCGCGTCCTGCCTGCTGCTGATGTCGCAGCAGAGCGGGCAGGTCTGGCTGTTCGGGGCGATCCTGCTCGCGGCGGGCACCGTGCTGTACCTCGTCGCACGGGCGAGGAACCGGGCCACCGCGGGGCGCTGA
- a CDS encoding GNAT family N-acetyltransferase, which translates to MTTPAPATSIEPRPYDHPDVQQLVEGLQELYVEIYGGRDDSPIDRSEFELPRGTFAVAYEAGEPVALGAWRLLPDGRAELKRMYVRPDRRGHGLSRLVLHWLERSAAHAGVTEMVIETNVAHDTAIRLYESAGYRPIAAYGHYADDEGTVSLGRTLDGTPTHGAGLAEAAGPSDGARPTD; encoded by the coding sequence TGACCACTCCGGCGCCCGCGACGAGCATCGAACCCCGTCCCTACGACCACCCCGACGTGCAGCAGCTCGTCGAAGGACTGCAAGAGCTGTACGTCGAGATCTACGGCGGGCGCGACGACAGCCCGATCGACCGCTCCGAGTTCGAGCTGCCGAGGGGCACGTTCGCCGTGGCCTACGAGGCCGGCGAGCCCGTGGCGCTCGGAGCCTGGCGCCTGCTGCCCGACGGACGGGCCGAGCTGAAGCGGATGTACGTGCGGCCCGACCGGCGCGGGCACGGCCTGTCCCGGCTCGTGCTGCACTGGCTCGAACGGTCGGCCGCACACGCCGGCGTCACCGAGATGGTGATCGAGACCAACGTCGCCCACGACACCGCGATCCGCCTCTACGAGTCGGCCGGCTACCGGCCGATCGCGGCCTACGGCCACTACGCGGACGACGAGGGCACGGTGTCACTCGGCCGCACCCTGGACGGCACCCCGACGCACGGGGCCGGGCTCGCCGAGGCGGCCGGGCCGTCGGACGGCGCCCGCCCCACCGACTGA